One bacterium DNA segment encodes these proteins:
- a CDS encoding amidohydrolase, with translation MFIDIHGHAYKRPYPGHGGKPIFSTPEQLLVKYDKFKIEKAVLLPLVSPEVYLPQSNEEILEITEKYPDRFIPFCNIDPRAISNTENAPLGYLLEHYKNCGCKGIGEVMPNIPFLHPMALNLFHHVEIAELPLIFDITTRIGGAYGLYDDPGLPQFEQCLRMFPKLKFLGHGPPFWAEISELETPADRATYPQYPIKKEGVVPKLLRRYPNLYGDLSAGSGYTALARDPEYAVKFLIEFQDKLFFGTDICGNDGEPPLPGFLTSLLEEGKISESVFKKIAKENAIKLLNL, from the coding sequence ATGTTTATAGATATACACGGGCACGCTTATAAAAGACCTTATCCAGGACATGGAGGTAAACCAATATTTTCTACTCCTGAACAATTGTTGGTAAAGTACGATAAGTTTAAAATAGAAAAAGCTGTTTTACTACCTCTTGTTAGTCCAGAAGTTTATTTACCTCAATCAAATGAGGAGATTCTTGAAATTACAGAAAAATATCCTGATAGGTTTATTCCTTTCTGTAACATTGACCCGAGGGCTATTTCCAATACTGAGAATGCGCCTTTAGGGTATTTACTTGAACATTATAAAAATTGTGGTTGTAAAGGTATAGGTGAGGTAATGCCAAATATCCCTTTTCTGCACCCTATGGCTTTAAACCTTTTTCATCATGTTGAGATTGCCGAACTGCCACTAATTTTTGATATTACTACCCGTATAGGGGGAGCCTATGGTCTTTATGACGACCCTGGTCTTCCGCAATTTGAACAATGTTTAAGAATGTTCCCAAAACTTAAATTTCTTGGACACGGACCTCCCTTTTGGGCAGAAATATCTGAACTTGAAACTCCTGCCGATAGGGCAACCTACCCTCAATATCCAATAAAAAAGGAAGGGGTTGTGCCTAAACTTCTACGGAGATACCCAAATCTTTACGGTGATTTATCGGCTGGGAGTGGCTATACAGCGCTTGCAAGAGACCCTGAATATGCAGTAAAATTTTTGATAGAGTTTCAGGATAAACTATTCTTTGGAACGGATATATGTGGGAACGATGGTGAGCCACCATTACCGGGCTTTCTCACATCTCTCCTTGAGGAAGGTAAAATAAGCGAGAGTGTATTCAAAAAGATAGCCAAAGAAAATGCAATAAAATTGCTTAACCTATAA
- the ribF gene encoding riboflavin biosynthesis protein RibF codes for MRVIHFKSYKKENSDIGIGIGKFDGVHIGHQSILNKVLCESQKDSLTPSVFTFRNFPNEFMLYSWEDRLTLIKKSGIKLCIWCDFQEVYKIEADTFLDILSEMGTKTIVVGYNFHFGAERKGDINFLQKNSVKYGYNLLLIPPQKKDGEIINSTKIRLSLKEGELNKVTDFLGRTFSIEGKVIHGDKIGGKLGFPTANLQLFNNIKISEGVYAGFVKHNNKLYSSAIYIGNSPTFEKNERKFEVYLFDFEKNLYDETLKVYLIQKVRGIKIFENESQLKTQIYSDIEKIKHITKTNKIIG; via the coding sequence ATGAGAGTTATCCATTTTAAATCTTACAAAAAAGAAAATAGTGATATAGGTATTGGGATAGGCAAATTTGACGGAGTACACATAGGGCACCAATCAATACTTAACAAAGTTCTTTGTGAATCCCAAAAGGACTCACTAACCCCTTCTGTTTTCACATTTAGAAACTTTCCTAACGAATTTATGCTTTATAGTTGGGAAGACAGACTTACCCTCATAAAAAAATCTGGAATTAAATTATGTATATGGTGCGACTTTCAAGAGGTTTATAAGATTGAAGCAGACACCTTTCTTGATATTCTTTCTGAAATGGGAACAAAGACCATAGTGGTTGGTTACAACTTTCATTTTGGGGCAGAACGAAAGGGAGATATCAATTTTTTACAAAAAAACTCAGTAAAATATGGGTATAACCTTCTTCTAATACCACCACAAAAAAAAGACGGAGAAATTATAAATTCAACAAAAATACGGCTTTCCTTAAAAGAGGGAGAACTAAACAAAGTAACAGATTTTCTTGGTAGAACCTTTTCAATAGAAGGAAAAGTAATTCACGGAGATAAGATTGGAGGCAAACTTGGTTTTCCAACAGCCAACCTACAACTGTTCAATAATATAAAAATATCAGAAGGGGTTTATGCTGGATTTGTAAAGCATAATAACAAACTGTATTCATCAGCAATTTATATAGGCAACTCCCCAACGTTTGAAAAAAATGAAAGAAAGTTTGAGGTATATCTTTTTGATTTTGAAAAAAATCTTTATGATGAAACTCTAAAGGTTTACCTTATACAAAAAGTTCGTGGCATAAAAATCTTTGAGAATGAATCACAACTCAAAACACAGATATATTCTGATATAGAAAAGATAAAACATATTACGAAAACCAATAAAATTATAGGTTAA